In Biomphalaria glabrata chromosome 11, xgBioGlab47.1, whole genome shotgun sequence, the following proteins share a genomic window:
- the LOC106054928 gene encoding serine-aspartate repeat-containing protein F-like: protein MELSARLLWFLVQVLLVVLETLAGQGCPITCQGGIIQSPNYPHDYNNSLNLEWTLTAPPGQNILLNISDLFLECGYDYLEVFDGNDYDSTRIARYCTLDHQTVIASPGNILYVTFTTDDSVTRSGFSLEYFCLDCNKNLTNPTGEISSPLYPDSYMDDASCSWYISAPEGQQILLNFTYINTECGYDYVTGYDGSSVEASQLFHECTLPDERVFLSSANQMLITFTSDSSTVFPGFLATYTFYTCGGVLKDPEGVFTSYNYPSSYYNNLNCEWTILAGDGFIIELTLDFVDTECHRDDVTVYNGSTKESGVLGRYCREYPVTIHTNSSVILVTFHTDSSVVAQGFHATYSSVQCASDDNDDGSKDDDDSYGSGKENKNDEGYGDGVKDDGDEYSVGNEDNDEDDDKEDDGYGDGFNDSNPDEDKDDDGFGDGDKDDYSYGFGEKDDDGYGAGDKDDDGYGVGDKEDDGYGVGDKDDDGYGVEDKDDDGYDIEDKDDDDGYGVEDKDDDDYGVGDKDDDDGYGVEDKDDDDYSVGDKDYDGYGAEDKDDDGYGAGDKDDDGYGVGDKDDDGYGIGDIEDDGYDVGDKKDDGYGENVDDKDINNYGDVIDDAESKSDNNFGSDSTDNDSDVDTDEDYDKDSYGTGDDNSKEDNRKDDYGDVNNEWIDSYKK from the exons GTTGCCCAATAACGTGTCAAGGGGGCATCATTCAGAGTCCGAATTATCCACACGACTACAACAATAGCCTTAACCTTGAGTGGACACTAACGGCGCCCCCTGGGCAGAACATACTTCTAAA CATCTCCGATCTCTTCCTTGAGTGTGGCTACGACTATCTCGAAGTGTTTGACGGCAACGACTATGACAGTACAAGGATTGCCCGCTACTGTACGCTTGACCACCAGACGGTCATCGCCTCTCCAGGGAACATTCTCTACGTCACATTCACGACAGACGACAGCGTCACTAGATCAGGATTCTCACTGGAATACTTCTGCCTTG ATTGCAATAAAAACCTCACCAACCCAACTGGTGAAATATCCAGCCCTCTCTACCCAGACAGTTACATGGACGACGCCTCCTGCTCCTGGTATATCAGCGCCCCAGAGGGTCAACAAATTCTTCTcaa TTTTACCTACATCAACACTGAATGTGGCTATGACTACGTGACGGGCTACGACGGAAGCAGCGTTGAAGCGAGCCAACTGTTTCACGAATGCACGCTTCCAGACGAGAGAGTCTTCCTGTCGTCTGCTAACCAAATGTTGATTACGTTCACCTCAGACAGCTCCACGGTCTTCCCAGGATTCCTGGCAACCTACACATTCTACA CTTGCGGTGGAGTACTGAAAGATCCTGAAGGCGTGTTTACCAGCTACAACTATCCTTCTAGCTACTACAACAATCTGAACTGTGAATGGACCATCCTCGCTGGAGACGGTTTTATCATTGAGTTGAc ACTGGACTTTGTGGACACAGAGTGTCACCGTGACGATGTGACGGTCTACAATGGCAGCACCAAAGAGAGCGGCGTCCTGGGCCGTTACTGCAGGGAGTATCCAGTCACCATCCACACCAACAGCAGTGTGATCCTAGTGACTTTCCACACTGACAGCAGTGTGGTGGCCCAAGGTTTCCATGCCACATATAGCAGTGTCCAGTGTGCCAG CGACGACAATGACGATGGTAGTAAGGACGACGATGATAGCTATGGAAGtggaaaggaaaataaaaatgatgaaGGATATGGCGATGGAGTTAAAGATGATGGTGATGAATATAGTGTCGGAAATGAAGACAACGATGAGGATGACGATAAAGAAGATGATGGTTATGGTGATGGATTCAATGATAGCAATCCAGATGAAGATAAAGATGATGATGGTTTTGGCGATGGAGATAAAGATGATTATAGTTATGGCTTTGGAGAAAAAGATGATGATGGTTATGGTGCTGGAGATAAAGATGATGATGGTTATGGCGTTGGAGATAAAGAAGATGATGGTTATGGCGTTGGAGATAAAGATGATGATGGTTATGGTGTTGAAGATAAAGATGATGATGGTTATGACATTGAAgataaagatgatgatgatggttatgGCGTGGAAgataaagatgatgatgattatggcGTTGGAgataaagatgatgatgatggttatgGCGTGGAAgataaagatgatgatgattatagCGTTGGAGATAAAGATTATGATGGTTATGGCGCTGAAGATAAAGATGATGATGGTTATGGCGCTGGAGATAAAGATGATGATGGTTATGGCGTTGGAGATAAAGATGATGATGGTTATGGCATTGGAGATATAGAAGATGATGGTTATGACGTTGGAGATAAAAAAGATGATGGTTATGGAGAAAACGTTGACGATAAAGACATCAATAACTACGGCGATGTCATTGATGATGCTGAGAGTAAAAGTGATAATAATTTCGGCAGTGACAGTACAGATAATGATAGCGACGTTGACACCGATGAAGATTACGACAAAGATAGCTATGGAACTGGCGACGATAACAGCAAAGAAGATAACAGAAAAGACGATTATGGAGATGTCAATAACGAATGGATAGACTCGTacaaaaagtaa